The Thalassotalea nanhaiensis genome has a window encoding:
- a CDS encoding penicillin-insensitive murein endopeptidase: MLGHLTSIAVLPFVLTASDFTSKESVCYGTTSAGSLKKGVELPSEGNNFVAYSNVARLAGRTYVHSKVNDIIVNSYSNLEQTEPDKVFKYAETGFEDGGKFSPHKTHQNGLSVDFMTPVLDAKGNSVHLPTHPFNKFGYSIEFDQVGNFDEYKIDYDALAGHIVSLHKEAVKQGYDLWRVIFDPKLQPHLFKTKYANYLKANIQFSQKRSWVRHDEHYHVDFDIPCK; the protein is encoded by the coding sequence ATGTTAGGACATCTAACTTCCATTGCTGTATTACCATTTGTATTAACTGCCTCGGATTTTACCTCGAAGGAAAGTGTTTGTTATGGCACAACTTCCGCAGGCAGCTTAAAAAAAGGAGTTGAGTTACCCAGTGAAGGGAATAACTTTGTTGCGTATAGTAATGTCGCTAGATTAGCAGGCAGAACTTATGTTCATTCCAAAGTTAACGATATCATAGTTAACTCATATTCTAATCTAGAACAAACCGAGCCTGATAAAGTGTTTAAATATGCAGAAACCGGCTTTGAAGATGGTGGAAAGTTTAGTCCACACAAAACTCATCAAAATGGCTTGTCCGTTGATTTCATGACACCAGTACTTGATGCTAAAGGTAACTCCGTACACCTTCCTACCCACCCATTCAACAAATTTGGATATAGCATTGAGTTTGACCAAGTAGGCAATTTTGATGAATATAAAATTGATTATGATGCTTTAGCTGGACACATCGTTTCATTACATAAAGAAGCCGTTAAACAAGGCTATGATTTGTGGCGTGTAATATTTGATCCTAAATTACAACCACATTTATTCAAAACAAAGTATGCCAACTACTTAAAAGCTAACATACAGTTTTCTCAAAAACGATCTTGGGTCAGGCATGATGAACACTACCATGTTGATTTTGATATCCCTTGTAAATAA